A stretch of Telopea speciosissima isolate NSW1024214 ecotype Mountain lineage chromosome 11, Tspe_v1, whole genome shotgun sequence DNA encodes these proteins:
- the LOC122646286 gene encoding growth-regulating factor 4-like, whose product MNSASAAAASTGSRPSFTASQWQELEHQALIFKYLIAGLPVPPELVLPIRKSFESMSARFFHPSSMGYCSFYGKKVDPEPGRCRRTDGKKWRCSKDAYADSKYCERHMHRGRNRSRKPVETQTISPSSSTVTSLTTTGSSSGSGGGAVGGGGSGGGGCFQSLPLHSISNPQGHCSGGNLSQLQMQMEPVSYGIGSRDYRYLHGLKSDVDERSFFSEASGSLRGIGMDSSLDNPWRLMPSRVSSFPPSKSRNGSILEAEYPQLHSFQDLGHEMITTASLAKQQQHCFFGSEFGSSEPVTVKQEVQSLRPFFDEWPKTRDSWSDLEDDRSNRTSFSTTQLSISIPMASSDFSAASSQSPNDD is encoded by the exons ATGAACAGTGCGTCGGCGGCGGCGGCGTCTACCGGAAGCCGGCCGTCGTTTACGGCGTCGCAGTGGCAGGAGCTTGAGCATCAAGCTTTGATTTTTAAGTATTTAATAGCGGGTTTACCAGTTCCACCTGAACTCGTTCTCCCCATTCGGAAGAGCTTTGAATCTATGTCGGCGAGGTTCTTCCACCCTTCGAGCA TGGGCTATTGTTCCTTCTATGGGAAGAAGGTAGACCCAGAGCCGGGTAGATGCAGGAGGACCGATGGGAAGAAGTGGAGGTGCTCCAAAGACGCCTACGCGGATTCCAAGTACTGTGAGCGGCACATGCACAGAGGCCGCAACCGTTCAAGAAAGCCTGTGGAAACGCAAACTATCTCTCCGTCGTCATCGACCGTGACTTCACTTACCACCACCGGAAGCAGTAGTGGCAGTGGTGGCGGCGCCGTCGGTGGtggcggcagtggtggtggtggatgcTTCCAGAGCCTGCCCTTGCACTCAATTAGCAATCCTCAGGGGCACTGTTCTGGAGGCAATCTATCTCAGTTGCAGATGCAGATGGAGCCTGTCTCCTATGGGATTGGTAGCAGAGATTACAG GTATCTCCATGGACTCAAATCTGATGTGGATGAGCGTAGTTTCTTCTCAGAAGCTTCTGGAAGTTTAAGGGGCATTGGGATGGACTCTTCTCTAGATAACCCATGGCGTCTGATGCCATCAAGAGTCTCCTCGTTCCCTCCATCAAAATCTAGAAATGGCTCCATTTTGGAGGCTGAGTACCCCCAGCTACACTCATTCCAAGATCTCGGCCATGAAATGATTACTACTGCTTCACTGGCAAAGCAACAGCAGCATTGTTTCTTTGGCAGTGAATTCGGTTCATCAGAGCCTGTAACTGTAAAACAGGAAGTTCAGTCTCTGCGACCATTTTTCGATGAGTGGCCAAAAACCAGAGATTCGTGGTCCGATCTTGAAGATGATAGGTCAAACAGGACTTCATTCTCTACAACTCAGCTCTCTATTTCCATTCCAATGGCATCCTCAGACTTCTCTGCAGCGAGTTCTCAATCTCCCAATG ATGATTGA